In the Ramlibacter tataouinensis TTB310 genome, one interval contains:
- a CDS encoding pyridoxamine 5'-phosphate oxidase family protein, producing the protein MDSINRNQPEDNHRDVNGQEAVERLRGVVKKTQTCFFCTAHGHGPSEGTRPMNVRQVDDAGHLWFLSADDSHKNLELSEDPTVQLFFQGSEHSDFLHLTGRARISRDRAKLDELWEPILKTWFTEGKDDPRITIIEVIPTSGYYWDHKHGNMVAGVKMLVGAATGKTLDDSIEGRVSVAA; encoded by the coding sequence GTGGATTCGATCAACCGCAACCAGCCCGAAGACAACCATCGCGACGTAAATGGCCAGGAAGCCGTCGAGCGGCTGCGCGGCGTGGTCAAGAAGACGCAGACCTGCTTCTTCTGCACCGCGCACGGCCACGGCCCGTCCGAGGGCACGCGGCCGATGAACGTGCGGCAGGTGGACGACGCCGGCCACCTGTGGTTCCTCAGCGCCGACGACAGCCACAAGAACCTGGAGCTGTCCGAGGACCCGACCGTGCAGCTGTTCTTCCAGGGCTCGGAGCATTCGGACTTCCTGCACCTGACCGGGCGCGCCCGCATCAGCCGCGACCGCGCCAAGCTCGACGAGCTCTGGGAGCCCATCCTCAAGACCTGGTTCACCGAGGGCAAGGACGACCCGCGCATCACCATCATCGAGGTCATCCCCACCAGCGGCTACTACTGGGACCACAAGCACGGCAACATGGTCGCCGGCGTCAAGATGCTGGTGGGCGCCGCCACCGGCAAGACGCTGGACGACTCGATCGAGGGCCGCGTCAGCGTCGCGGCCTGA